The Desulfovibrio aminophilus nucleotide sequence CCACGTGCCGAGCAGGAGTTCGCCGTCCTGGACCAGGACGAGCAGCGAGGGCCCCAGGAGGCTCGTCTTCACGTGGGCGTCGCTGTTGCCCTCGGCGTGGCGGTAGTCGCCCTCGCGCGGGGCCAGGACCCGCGGCCGGGCGAGCACGTCGCGCTCCACGTCCGGGTCCGCGCCCTCGTTCATGGCCTCGCCTCCGGGCTAGAGGATCATCTGGTACGCGACGCCCAGGCCGCCGCAGGCGGTCAGGACGGGAACCATGCCCGCCCGGAAGCGGAGCATGGCGAACATGGCCCCCGAGCC carries:
- a CDS encoding YjbQ family protein, whose translation is MNEGADPDVERDVLARPRVLAPREGDYRHAEGNSDAHVKTSLLGPSLLVLVQDGELLLGTW